Proteins found in one Mycoplasmopsis bovigenitalium genomic segment:
- a CDS encoding HAD-IIB family hydrolase, which produces MNKLTYFIDLDGTLFDTNGVNKVSLKNQYAILIMKNFANVVLSTGRSYQDLRVKQVMNQLAINDVICSSGAELYIDNKLVFSTKIELETVLKIIEFANKNKISFMVYDENGDHLFLNNNFVWWLANKFLRKWIKTIDISKNFDINNFTNINKFSFGFLSVFKTKKMLKKLQAFLGDKINAYISTRGHVIEITDKKANKALATEQYLSIKQIELQNTIHIGDSMTDACLKGYVGKLVAMGNSPAGFKRIADEVAPKNKRAGIHKYLIKK; this is translated from the coding sequence ATGAACAAATTAACATATTTTATTGACCTTGATGGGACACTATTTGATACTAATGGAGTTAACAAAGTTTCTCTAAAAAATCAGTATGCAATTTTGATCATGAAAAACTTTGCAAATGTTGTTTTATCAACTGGAAGAAGTTATCAAGATTTAAGAGTAAAACAAGTCATGAATCAATTAGCAATAAATGACGTAATTTGTTCTTCAGGTGCTGAATTATACATTGATAATAAACTAGTTTTTTCAACTAAAATTGAACTAGAAACAGTCTTAAAAATCATAGAATTTGCCAATAAAAATAAAATAAGTTTTATGGTCTATGATGAAAATGGCGACCACTTGTTTTTAAACAATAATTTTGTTTGGTGATTGGCTAACAAATTTTTACGTAAATGAATAAAAACAATTGATATTAGTAAAAATTTTGATATCAATAATTTTACGAATATCAATAAATTTTCTTTTGGTTTTTTATCTGTTTTTAAAACAAAAAAAATGCTGAAAAAATTACAAGCTTTTCTTGGAGATAAAATTAATGCATACATTTCAACTCGTGGCCATGTAATTGAAATAACAGATAAAAAAGCTAATAAAGCTCTAGCTACTGAACAATATCTATCAATAAAACAAATTGAATTGCAAAATACAATTCACATTGGTGATTCAATGACCGATGCTTGCTTAAAAGGTTATGTTGGAAAATTGGTTGCTATGGGCAACTCACCGGCTGGATTTAAAAGAATTGCCGATGAAGTTGCGCCCAAAAACAAAAGAGCCGGCATTCACAAATATTTAATCAAAAAGTAA
- a CDS encoding glycosyltransferase family A protein yields the protein MNESKLCTILIPTYNMEKYIDRTLNSVFKNKEWFKYANILVIDDGSTDNTVELVKKYLKEYPNNIELFQKPNGNWGSVINYAKNNKLIKTKYMSILDADDLIAPKFIKYLNYYADKEDFDIGFYKTKVIWKRNFSVVIHPKMFLKNLNDDFYPVLIPCSTVFKTEVFYQIDDLAEKVSYQDYAMFYKIITKSKKHLLIPKLGATYWYSRPNNTMTSSWDDKRFNGEKVLLNELKKLGKEYLFAARVILPGYVAGISSINGCINVNKDHYNMIMNQSSKFFKWLLKLNIKRAQAHNSINITDGNTELVLL from the coding sequence ATGAACGAGTCAAAACTGTGTACAATTTTAATCCCAACATATAACATGGAAAAATATATTGATAGAACATTAAATTCTGTGTTCAAGAATAAAGAATGATTTAAATATGCCAATATTCTAGTTATAGATGACGGATCTACTGATAATACAGTTGAATTGGTAAAAAAATATCTAAAAGAATACCCAAATAATATTGAATTATTCCAAAAACCAAATGGCAATTGAGGGTCAGTTATAAACTATGCAAAAAATAACAAATTGATTAAAACTAAATATATGTCAATTTTAGATGCTGACGATTTAATAGCACCAAAATTCATTAAATACTTAAATTATTATGCAGATAAAGAAGATTTTGATATCGGATTTTACAAAACTAAAGTAATTTGAAAACGTAATTTTTCAGTAGTTATCCACCCAAAAATGTTTTTAAAAAATTTAAATGATGATTTTTACCCTGTTTTAATTCCCTGTTCAACAGTATTTAAAACAGAAGTCTTTTATCAAATTGATGACCTAGCGGAAAAAGTTTCATATCAAGATTATGCAATGTTTTATAAAATTATTACTAAATCTAAAAAGCACTTATTAATCCCTAAATTAGGTGCCACCTATTGATATTCACGTCCAAATAACACAATGACTAGCTCATGAGATGATAAACGTTTTAATGGCGAAAAAGTTTTACTTAATGAATTAAAAAAACTTGGCAAAGAATATCTTTTTGCTGCCAGAGTAATCCTTCCAGGTTATGTTGCAGGGATTTCTTCAATTAATGGATGTATTAATGTTAATAAAGACCATTATAATATGATAATGAATCAATCTTCAAAATTCTTTAAATGATTGTTAAAATTAAATATAAAAAGAGCGCAAGCACACAATTCAATTAATATCACAGACGGCAATACTGAATTAGTTCTTTTATAA